In the Corynebacterium suedekumii genome, one interval contains:
- a CDS encoding nuclear transport factor 2 family protein: MPHPDLDHVLDLERELQTPAVRGDVDRLRELLAPDFLEIGASGRQWDREAILNLLSHESGDDIRMSHLAARALTPEIIQVFWVSEQQGRRARRTSLWLRAAGRWQQVYHQGTVL; this comes from the coding sequence ATGCCCCACCCCGACCTCGATCACGTCCTCGATCTGGAACGCGAGCTGCAGACACCTGCCGTGCGAGGTGACGTCGACCGACTCAGGGAACTGCTGGCCCCCGACTTCCTCGAGATCGGTGCCTCCGGGCGTCAGTGGGACAGGGAAGCGATCCTCAATCTGCTCTCCCACGAGTCGGGTGATGACATTCGGATGTCCCACCTGGCGGCGAGGGCACTGACCCCGGAGATCATCCAGGTCTTCTGGGTGTCAGAACAGCAGGGGCGTCGGGCCAGGAGAACCTCGCTGTGGCTACGGGCGGCTGGGCGGTGGCAGCAGGTGTACCACCAGGGCACGGTGCTCTGA
- a CDS encoding bifunctional metallophosphatase/5'-nucleotidase has translation MNKSRRLGRLIAATTTASVALTLAPAAIAQETVEFSVSNITDFHGYLEFDDYNGYLGAALLAGLNNQINGDENVFTTSGDNVGGSNFVSAISNDEDTLQALNAAGVDVSAVGNHEFDQGQDDLRNRIVPASDYPILGANVYRNGERILPAHDIQERNGVRIAFVGTVTPQTAKKVAPSAIEGVEFRDPVAETNQVARELIDGDQADVVIALMHDDAASLAAGFDTDYVDAVFGGDSHVVHAAQTPIIAAQSGEYGKILTDIDFTFNPTTREITAAEITQYDLAAAQATGATPDATVAAIVDQARTQADVLGAEQVATLANSFSRGNDYGLDQNGNPTTGNNRGSESTLNHLIAEAGRASMADFLGEEVDLGFMNAGGVRQDLPAGEVTYRDVFNIQPFGNGIAVGKLTGADILLALEQQWKDAAASRPRLALGFSDGFSYSYDPTAPQGERVIEATLHGEAIDPARTYSVAMSSFLFDGGDGFDAFTNVTDYRDVGYKDVTALADYLEANPAVEPRGAQGDVGVTIDGTLAAGETVTLNLTSLNYSTETEPQATAVTATLGDATGTADIDTRFIPEFDRYNEHGTATVELTIPEGLTGTQQIIITTDTGTEVTVPVTIDGTDAGTGDDDSDGSSAGSSAAGIVAILAAVAGILGGVQFFAPELFAGVTSQIEAQINALLNP, from the coding sequence GTGAACAAGTCCCGTCGTCTGGGCCGCCTCATCGCCGCCACGACCACCGCGTCCGTCGCCCTCACCCTCGCGCCGGCGGCAATCGCCCAGGAGACCGTCGAATTCTCCGTCTCCAACATCACCGACTTCCACGGCTACCTTGAGTTCGACGACTACAACGGTTACCTCGGTGCCGCCCTGCTCGCCGGCCTGAACAACCAGATCAACGGCGACGAGAACGTCTTCACCACTTCGGGCGACAACGTCGGTGGCTCCAACTTCGTCTCCGCCATCTCGAATGACGAGGACACCCTCCAGGCCCTCAACGCCGCGGGTGTCGACGTCTCCGCCGTGGGCAACCATGAGTTCGACCAGGGCCAGGACGACCTGCGCAACCGCATCGTCCCTGCCTCCGACTACCCGATCCTCGGCGCCAACGTCTACCGCAACGGTGAGCGCATCCTGCCGGCGCACGACATCCAGGAGCGCAACGGCGTCCGCATCGCCTTCGTCGGCACCGTCACCCCGCAGACCGCCAAGAAGGTCGCCCCTTCCGCCATCGAGGGCGTCGAGTTCCGCGACCCCGTCGCCGAGACCAACCAGGTGGCCCGGGAACTCATCGACGGTGACCAGGCCGACGTGGTCATCGCCCTCATGCACGACGACGCTGCCTCCCTCGCCGCAGGGTTCGACACTGACTACGTCGACGCCGTCTTCGGCGGCGACTCGCACGTCGTCCACGCGGCCCAGACCCCGATCATCGCCGCCCAGTCCGGTGAGTACGGCAAGATCCTCACCGACATCGACTTCACCTTCAACCCGACCACCCGGGAGATCACCGCCGCCGAGATCACCCAGTACGACCTCGCCGCCGCCCAGGCCACCGGAGCCACCCCGGACGCCACCGTCGCCGCCATCGTCGACCAGGCCCGGACCCAGGCAGACGTCCTCGGCGCCGAGCAGGTCGCCACCCTGGCCAACTCCTTCTCCCGCGGCAACGACTACGGCCTCGACCAGAACGGCAACCCCACAACCGGCAACAACCGCGGGTCCGAGTCCACCCTCAACCACCTCATCGCCGAAGCCGGCCGCGCCAGCATGGCCGACTTCCTCGGTGAGGAGGTCGACCTCGGCTTCATGAACGCCGGCGGCGTCCGCCAGGACCTCCCGGCCGGCGAGGTCACCTACCGCGACGTGTTCAACATCCAGCCCTTCGGCAACGGCATCGCCGTCGGCAAGCTCACCGGCGCCGACATCCTCCTCGCCCTGGAGCAGCAGTGGAAGGACGCGGCCGCCAGCCGCCCGCGCCTGGCCCTCGGCTTCTCCGACGGCTTCTCCTACAGCTACGACCCCACCGCACCGCAGGGGGAGCGGGTCATCGAGGCCACCCTCCACGGCGAGGCCATCGACCCCGCCCGCACCTACTCCGTGGCCATGTCCTCCTTCCTCTTCGACGGCGGCGACGGATTCGACGCCTTCACCAACGTCACCGACTACCGAGACGTCGGCTACAAGGACGTCACCGCCCTCGCCGACTACCTTGAGGCCAACCCCGCCGTCGAGCCCCGCGGCGCCCAGGGTGACGTGGGCGTGACCATCGACGGCACCCTCGCCGCCGGTGAGACCGTCACCCTCAACCTCACCTCGCTCAACTACTCCACCGAGACCGAACCCCAGGCCACCGCCGTGACCGCCACCCTCGGTGACGCCACCGGCACCGCGGACATTGACACGCGGTTCATCCCGGAGTTCGACCGCTACAACGAGCACGGCACCGCGACCGTCGAGCTCACCATTCCCGAGGGCCTGACCGGCACCCAGCAGATCATCATCACCACCGACACCGGCACCGAGGTCACCGTCCCGGTCACCATCGACGGCACCGACGCCGGCACAGGTGACGACGACTCCGACGGTTCCTCCGCCGGCAGCTCCGCCGCCGGAATCGTCGCCATCCTCGCGGCCGTCGCCGGCATCCTCGGCGGTGTCCAGTTCTTCGCCCCCGAACTGTTCGCGGGTGTGACCTCCCAGATCGAGGCCCAGATCAACGCGCTGCTCAACCCGTAG
- a CDS encoding RelA/SpoT family protein, with amino-acid sequence MTEERPRSRNAVGVRSMSARLARSLTGTRVKSNPVLDPLLSIHRQFHPKADAEVLSRAYETAERLHEGVVRKSGDPYITHPLAVATIAAEIGMDTTTLVAALLHDTVEDTDYGLEQLTDEFGAEVARLVDGVTKLDKVALGAAAEAETIRKMIVAMAQDPRVLVIKVADRLHNMRTMRFLPPEKQAKKARQTLEVIAPLAHRLGMANVKWELEDLSFAILYPKKYDEIVRLVADRAPSRDRALKAITEQVTAALRENNIEADVMGRPKHYWSIYQKMIVRGRDFDEIFDLVGIRILVDNINNCYAAIGVVHSIFSALPGRFKDYISSPRFGVYQSLHTSVMALEGKPLEVQVRTHEMHYNAEFGVAAHWRYKETKGSHKGDREEVDQMAWMRQLLDWQKEAADPNEFLDSLRYDLTARQIFVFTPKGDVVNLPADATPVDFAYAVHTEVGHRCIGAKVNGKLVALESTLKSGDRVEVFTSKDENAGPSLDWQDFVISPRAKAKIRQWFAKERREEHLDAGRDALAAEVQRGGLPMHRLFTAQSMKTVATQLHYPDVDALYTAIGAGHVSAQHVANQLMAIFGDQDDAVDALAARAPISELISSQAKAADSEAGTGILVEGSPDVMAKMAKCCQPVPGDEIFGFVTRGGGVSVHRTDCTNADKLNDEPARLVSVAWAPRGISGGAFAATLQLEALDRQGLLFEITRVFSDQKLSVMSMNSHAADDHIATIRLTFTVSDTKQLGQLLTTLRNTEGVFDVYRVTA; translated from the coding sequence ATGACCGAGGAACGCCCCCGCAGCCGCAACGCCGTCGGCGTGCGCAGCATGTCCGCCCGGCTCGCCCGCAGCCTCACCGGCACGCGGGTCAAGTCGAACCCGGTGCTCGACCCGCTGCTGTCCATCCACCGCCAGTTCCACCCCAAGGCGGACGCGGAGGTGCTCTCCCGGGCCTACGAGACCGCCGAGCGGCTCCACGAGGGCGTGGTGCGCAAGTCGGGCGATCCGTACATCACCCACCCGCTGGCCGTGGCCACCATCGCCGCCGAGATCGGCATGGACACCACCACCCTCGTCGCCGCCCTGCTGCACGACACCGTCGAGGACACCGACTACGGACTCGAGCAGCTCACCGACGAGTTCGGCGCCGAGGTCGCCCGCCTGGTCGACGGGGTGACCAAGCTGGACAAGGTCGCGCTCGGGGCGGCCGCCGAGGCCGAGACCATCCGCAAGATGATCGTCGCCATGGCCCAGGACCCCCGCGTCCTGGTGATCAAGGTGGCCGACCGCCTGCACAATATGCGCACCATGCGCTTCCTCCCGCCGGAGAAACAGGCCAAGAAGGCCCGCCAGACCCTCGAGGTCATCGCGCCGCTGGCTCACCGCCTGGGCATGGCCAACGTCAAGTGGGAGCTGGAGGATCTGTCCTTCGCCATCCTCTACCCGAAGAAGTACGACGAGATCGTCCGCCTCGTCGCCGACCGTGCACCGTCGCGCGACCGGGCTCTCAAGGCCATCACCGAGCAGGTCACCGCCGCCCTGCGGGAGAACAACATCGAGGCCGACGTCATGGGCCGGCCCAAGCACTACTGGTCGATCTACCAGAAGATGATCGTCCGCGGCCGCGACTTCGACGAGATCTTCGACCTCGTGGGCATCCGCATCCTCGTGGACAACATCAACAACTGCTACGCCGCCATCGGTGTCGTCCACTCCATCTTCTCCGCCCTCCCGGGCCGCTTCAAGGACTACATCTCCTCGCCCCGCTTCGGCGTCTACCAGTCGCTCCACACCAGCGTCATGGCACTGGAGGGCAAGCCCCTCGAGGTGCAGGTGCGCACCCACGAGATGCACTACAACGCCGAGTTCGGCGTCGCCGCCCACTGGCGGTACAAGGAGACCAAGGGCTCCCACAAGGGCGACCGGGAGGAGGTCGACCAGATGGCGTGGATGCGCCAGCTGCTCGACTGGCAGAAGGAGGCCGCGGACCCCAACGAGTTCCTCGACTCCCTGCGCTACGACCTCACGGCCCGGCAGATCTTCGTGTTCACCCCCAAGGGCGACGTAGTCAACCTGCCTGCCGACGCCACCCCGGTCGACTTCGCCTACGCCGTCCACACCGAGGTCGGCCACCGGTGCATCGGTGCCAAGGTCAACGGCAAGCTCGTCGCCCTGGAATCGACCCTCAAGTCCGGCGACCGCGTCGAGGTGTTCACCTCCAAGGACGAGAACGCCGGCCCCTCCCTCGACTGGCAGGACTTCGTCATCTCCCCGCGGGCGAAGGCGAAGATCCGGCAGTGGTTCGCCAAGGAACGCCGCGAGGAGCACCTCGACGCCGGCCGTGACGCCCTCGCCGCCGAGGTCCAGCGTGGCGGCCTGCCCATGCACCGGCTGTTCACCGCCCAGTCCATGAAGACGGTGGCCACCCAGCTGCACTACCCGGACGTCGACGCCCTCTACACCGCCATCGGTGCCGGCCACGTCTCCGCCCAGCACGTGGCCAACCAGCTCATGGCCATCTTCGGCGACCAGGACGACGCCGTCGACGCCCTCGCCGCCCGCGCCCCCATCTCCGAGCTCATCAGTTCGCAGGCCAAGGCCGCGGACTCCGAGGCCGGCACCGGGATCCTCGTCGAGGGCAGCCCCGACGTCATGGCGAAGATGGCCAAGTGCTGCCAGCCGGTGCCGGGAGACGAGATCTTCGGCTTCGTCACCCGCGGCGGGGGAGTCTCCGTCCACCGCACCGACTGCACCAACGCCGACAAACTCAACGACGAACCGGCCCGCCTGGTGTCGGTGGCCTGGGCACCGCGGGGGATCTCCGGCGGAGCATTCGCCGCGACCCTCCAGCTGGAGGCGCTCGACCGTCAGGGCCTGCTCTTCGAGATCACCCGCGTGTTCAGCGACCAGAAACTCTCGGTCATGTCGATGAACTCCCACGCCGCCGACGACCACATCGCCACCATCCGGCTGACGTTCACCGTCTCCGACACGAAACAGCTCGGCCAGCTGCTCACCACCCTGCGCAACACCGAGGGCGTGTTCGACGTCTACCGCGTCACCGCCTGA
- a CDS encoding adenine phosphoribosyltransferase produces the protein MLDKTQTRTNRYDSAREALADKIRLVQDFPAEGVLFEDLTPVLADADAFHIVVDELSDACQAMGADLIGGLDARGFLLGSAVAYNLGLGILAIRKKGKLPPPVHTQEYALEYGSAALEIPADGQDLAGKRVVLVDDVLATGGTLLAARDLIQASGGTVVGYVVVLEVESLGGRDRLSGAPLVVINA, from the coding sequence ATGCTCGACAAGACCCAGACTCGAACTAACCGCTACGACTCGGCCCGGGAGGCACTGGCGGACAAGATCCGCCTCGTGCAGGACTTCCCCGCCGAGGGTGTCCTGTTCGAGGATCTCACGCCGGTGCTCGCCGACGCCGACGCCTTCCACATCGTGGTCGACGAACTCTCCGACGCCTGCCAGGCCATGGGCGCCGACCTCATCGGCGGTCTCGACGCCCGCGGTTTCCTCCTCGGCTCGGCGGTGGCCTACAACCTCGGCCTGGGCATCCTCGCCATCCGTAAGAAGGGCAAGCTGCCGCCACCGGTGCACACCCAGGAGTACGCCCTGGAGTACGGCAGCGCCGCGCTGGAGATCCCCGCGGACGGGCAGGACCTGGCCGGTAAGCGCGTGGTGCTTGTCGACGACGTGCTGGCCACCGGCGGCACACTCCTCGCCGCCCGCGATCTCATCCAGGCCTCCGGCGGCACCGTCGTCGGCTACGTCGTCGTCCTGGAGGTGGAGTCCCTGGGCGGCCGTGACCGCCTCAGCGGTGCTCCGCTGGTGGTGATAAACGCATGA
- a CDS encoding ABC transporter substrate-binding protein, which produces MLALAACTGGQDGADGGSGDSAAPQSTDYFGYLVDTELITSNAATDIGASSNTEALSGRLYPAVFVPGPSGQMIPNTDLVRTQVLPGANRQVIYTIAEDATYSDGAPVTCTDFLLHVRAGQHEGLFGSHLPLTEKILRIDCQPGAKRFTVVFDEDGGGRWRHVFGPGTVLPSHVIAQRAGLSITDMHRALRDDDLAMLQDVASIWHDGFALAEFDPELQVSSGPFRIESVGESGEVILAPNDHYFGDAPSLDRLVVWPSGSDQRQLAESGALQIADVRVGEPEWVNRDDPTNVFDLEAGVGDLTETLRLGDAGVFAYPAARAAFAACVDQTAVAAASSRVSGIDVPAVTLNSLPHHDPLAGYLADVTTPHLAVDIPAAQAYAGMTVRIGYPGVNERKAAMVEAIRASCEPAGITVVDASAEAGSLSDLTRVTTGRWGEQIIHEGALDAVLMGIDPMAEIDAPSARATEVDHLRSVESTLWEEVPMIPLAAQPRRFVIDRTVGNVVVYTGLAGIGWNMDRWHVSEDNDARQDPDSN; this is translated from the coding sequence ATGCTCGCCCTCGCCGCGTGCACCGGCGGCCAGGACGGCGCGGACGGCGGCTCCGGTGATTCCGCGGCACCGCAGTCGACCGATTATTTCGGCTACCTGGTGGACACCGAACTGATCACGTCGAACGCCGCGACCGACATCGGTGCCTCCTCCAACACCGAGGCACTGTCCGGCCGGCTGTACCCGGCGGTGTTCGTGCCGGGCCCGTCGGGGCAGATGATCCCCAACACCGACCTCGTGCGCACCCAGGTGCTTCCCGGGGCGAACCGGCAGGTCATCTACACCATCGCCGAGGACGCCACCTACTCCGACGGCGCCCCGGTCACGTGCACGGACTTCCTCCTGCACGTCAGGGCCGGTCAGCACGAGGGTCTGTTCGGGTCCCATCTGCCGCTGACGGAGAAGATCCTGCGGATCGACTGCCAGCCGGGCGCCAAGCGGTTCACCGTCGTCTTCGACGAGGACGGCGGCGGGCGCTGGCGGCACGTCTTCGGCCCCGGCACCGTCCTGCCCAGTCACGTCATCGCCCAGCGGGCGGGACTGAGCATCACGGACATGCACCGCGCACTGCGGGACGATGATCTGGCGATGCTCCAGGACGTGGCCTCCATCTGGCATGACGGATTCGCCCTGGCCGAGTTCGATCCGGAACTGCAGGTGTCCTCCGGCCCCTTCCGCATCGAGTCGGTGGGGGAGTCCGGAGAGGTCATTCTCGCCCCCAACGACCACTACTTCGGGGATGCCCCGAGTCTTGACCGGCTCGTGGTGTGGCCGAGTGGTTCCGATCAGCGCCAGCTGGCGGAATCCGGCGCCCTGCAGATCGCCGACGTGCGGGTCGGAGAACCGGAATGGGTCAACCGGGACGACCCCACCAACGTCTTCGACCTCGAAGCGGGGGTGGGTGATCTCACCGAGACGCTGCGGCTCGGCGATGCCGGAGTGTTCGCATATCCCGCGGCGCGCGCCGCGTTCGCCGCGTGTGTGGATCAGACGGCGGTGGCGGCGGCGTCGTCACGCGTGTCCGGGATCGACGTGCCCGCGGTGACGCTCAACTCCCTGCCGCACCACGACCCCCTCGCCGGTTATCTCGCCGACGTGACCACCCCGCACCTGGCGGTGGACATCCCGGCCGCGCAGGCCTACGCGGGAATGACGGTGCGGATCGGGTACCCGGGCGTCAACGAACGCAAGGCCGCCATGGTCGAGGCGATCCGGGCCTCCTGCGAGCCGGCGGGCATCACCGTCGTCGACGCCTCCGCCGAGGCGGGCAGCCTCTCCGATCTCACCCGCGTGACCACCGGTCGGTGGGGTGAGCAGATCATCCACGAGGGGGCGCTCGACGCGGTGCTCATGGGCATCGACCCGATGGCGGAGATCGACGCACCCTCGGCACGCGCCACGGAGGTCGACCACCTCCGCTCGGTGGAGTCGACCCTGTGGGAGGAGGTGCCGATGATCCCGCTCGCAGCGCAGCCCCGACGATTCGTGATCGACCGCACAGTAGGTAACGTGGTGGTGTACACGGGACTGGCCGGCATCGGCTGGAACATGGACCGATGGCACGTGAGTGAGGACAACGATGCTCGACAAGACCCAGACTCGAACTAA
- the secF gene encoding protein translocase subunit SecF: MSTATTHSRGMINRLYTGEGGVDFIGRSRLWYWITAGLLVISIAAIGVRGFDLSIDFEGGTKLNMPAGDLVAEQVEETFVEATGVTPEITQIVGAGDSRTLEINSERLTTEQVDSARAAIYEEHQPLDATGEPSPDAIGDSTVSESWGSTITQRMLIAMAVFLGLAALYIALRLEREMAAAAMIALVVDGVVIAGIYALFGLEVSPATVIGLLTVLSFSIYDTVIVFDKVRENTAGYLDTRRRTYAEEANLAVNQTVMRSISTSVISALPIIALMVVAVWMMGVGTLKDLALIQLIGVIEGIFSSIFLATPILVSLVNRRKDTKKHNEEVAAYRAGELDEDSGETESVEETEPKRSVAAPRPSGSSWRPDRR, encoded by the coding sequence ATGAGCACCGCAACCACCCACTCCCGAGGCATGATCAACCGCCTGTACACCGGCGAGGGCGGTGTCGACTTCATCGGTCGCTCCCGCCTTTGGTACTGGATTACCGCCGGACTGCTCGTCATCTCCATTGCGGCGATCGGTGTCCGCGGATTCGACCTCAGCATCGACTTCGAGGGCGGCACCAAGCTCAACATGCCCGCCGGTGACCTCGTCGCCGAGCAGGTCGAGGAGACCTTCGTCGAGGCCACCGGGGTGACCCCCGAGATCACCCAGATCGTCGGCGCCGGTGACTCCCGCACCCTGGAGATCAACTCCGAGCGACTGACCACCGAGCAGGTCGACTCCGCCCGGGCCGCCATCTACGAGGAGCACCAGCCGCTCGACGCCACCGGCGAACCTTCCCCGGACGCCATCGGTGACTCCACGGTCTCCGAGTCCTGGGGCTCGACGATCACGCAGCGCATGCTCATCGCCATGGCGGTGTTCCTGGGTCTGGCGGCGCTGTACATCGCGCTGCGTCTCGAGCGCGAGATGGCCGCCGCCGCGATGATCGCCCTGGTTGTCGACGGCGTCGTCATCGCCGGCATCTACGCCCTCTTCGGGCTCGAGGTGTCCCCGGCGACCGTCATCGGTCTGCTCACCGTCCTGTCCTTCTCCATCTACGACACGGTCATCGTCTTCGACAAGGTCCGCGAGAACACGGCCGGCTATCTGGACACCCGTCGCCGGACCTACGCGGAGGAGGCGAACCTGGCGGTCAACCAGACCGTCATGCGCTCGATCTCCACGTCAGTGATCTCGGCACTGCCGATCATCGCGCTCATGGTCGTCGCCGTGTGGATGATGGGCGTGGGCACCCTCAAGGACCTCGCCCTCATCCAGCTCATCGGCGTCATCGAAGGCATCTTCTCCTCCATCTTCCTGGCCACCCCGATCCTGGTGAGCCTGGTCAACCGACGCAAGGACACGAAGAAGCACAACGAGGAGGTCGCCGCCTACCGCGCCGGCGAGCTCGACGAGGATTCCGGGGAGACGGAATCGGTGGAGGAGACTGAGCCGAAGCGCAGCGTCGCCGCCCCCCGGCCCTCCGGGTCCAGCTGGCGTCCTGACCGACGGTGA
- the secD gene encoding protein translocase subunit SecD produces the protein MTASNRRAAAGGSQRTWPKRALALFVLALAVIWALVFFTGDRQASPKLGIDLQGGTRVTLVPQGEEPTQEQLSQARVILENRVNGMGVSGASVVSDGNTLVITVPGEDTSQARAVGQTSQLLFRPVGTPANPDMASLPDVLGDMANRWVEFGVVTPEQAEASISTVIDAVNQQQGEDATPVEAPEVTAEPLPEPANSLEATERRQETTEALRADRQSTDPTVQAAASTLLQCDAPTDLLSGTDDPSLPLVTCEAGTGQVYLLDPAPLLSGVEDPEGPRLTGNEIDTERPITGGFNPQTGQMEINFAFKTEGAPNGSETWANLTQEYLQRQIAITLDSRVISAPVIQSATPFGSATSITGQFTQEEAQELANNLRYGALPLSFAGEDGEPGGTAQSVPASLGAASLQAGLVAGLVGLALVAVFVFAYYRMFGFISLITLGAAGLLVYGSLILLGRWIGYSLDLSGVAGLIIGIGTTADSFVVFYERVKDEVREGRTFRSATQRGWDRAKRTIVTGNMVTLIGAVVIYFLAVGEVKGFAFTLGLTTVFDLLVTFLVTAPLMLLAARRPFFARPSVNGMGKVFELAEQQRREARTTEEAPAIVTAAPEEK, from the coding sequence TTGACCGCATCTAACCGACGCGCCGCAGCCGGCGGCAGTCAGCGGACCTGGCCGAAGCGCGCGCTGGCCCTGTTCGTCCTGGCCCTCGCCGTGATCTGGGCCCTCGTATTCTTCACCGGCGACCGGCAGGCGTCCCCCAAGTTGGGCATCGACCTGCAGGGTGGCACCCGGGTCACCCTCGTCCCGCAGGGTGAGGAGCCGACGCAGGAGCAGCTCTCCCAGGCGCGGGTCATCCTGGAAAACCGCGTCAACGGCATGGGTGTCAGCGGTGCCAGCGTGGTCTCCGACGGCAACACCCTGGTCATCACCGTTCCGGGCGAGGACACCTCGCAGGCCCGCGCGGTCGGCCAGACCTCCCAGCTGCTGTTCCGCCCGGTGGGCACCCCGGCGAACCCGGACATGGCCAGCCTGCCGGACGTGCTCGGTGACATGGCCAACCGGTGGGTCGAATTCGGTGTGGTCACCCCGGAGCAGGCCGAGGCCTCCATCTCCACGGTCATCGACGCCGTCAACCAGCAGCAGGGCGAGGACGCCACCCCGGTGGAGGCCCCCGAGGTCACCGCCGAGCCGCTGCCGGAACCGGCCAACTCCCTGGAGGCGACGGAACGCCGCCAGGAGACCACCGAGGCGCTGCGCGCCGACCGGCAGTCCACCGACCCGACGGTCCAGGCGGCCGCCAGCACCCTGCTGCAGTGTGACGCCCCGACCGACCTGCTCTCCGGCACCGACGACCCGTCGCTGCCGCTGGTCACCTGTGAGGCCGGCACCGGCCAGGTCTACCTGCTCGATCCCGCCCCGCTGCTCAGCGGCGTCGAGGACCCGGAGGGCCCGCGCCTGACCGGCAACGAGATCGACACCGAGCGCCCCATCACCGGTGGCTTCAACCCGCAGACCGGCCAGATGGAGATCAACTTCGCCTTCAAGACCGAGGGCGCCCCCAACGGCTCCGAGACCTGGGCGAACCTCACCCAGGAGTACCTGCAGCGCCAGATCGCCATCACCCTCGACTCGCGGGTCATCTCCGCCCCGGTCATCCAGTCGGCCACCCCCTTCGGCTCCGCCACCTCCATCACCGGGCAGTTCACCCAGGAGGAGGCCCAGGAGCTGGCCAACAACCTCCGCTACGGCGCGCTGCCACTGTCCTTCGCCGGTGAGGACGGGGAGCCGGGCGGCACCGCCCAGTCCGTCCCCGCCTCCCTCGGCGCCGCCTCCCTGCAGGCGGGCCTCGTCGCCGGCCTCGTGGGCCTGGCCCTGGTGGCGGTGTTCGTCTTCGCCTACTACCGGATGTTCGGCTTCATCTCGCTGATCACCCTGGGCGCCGCCGGCCTGCTGGTCTACGGTTCGCTCATCCTGCTGGGCCGCTGGATCGGCTACTCGCTCGATCTCTCGGGCGTGGCCGGCCTCATCATCGGTATCGGCACCACCGCCGACTCCTTCGTCGTGTTCTATGAGCGCGTCAAGGATGAGGTGCGTGAGGGCCGGACCTTCCGTTCCGCCACCCAGCGTGGTTGGGACAGGGCGAAGCGCACCATCGTCACGGGCAACATGGTCACCCTCATCGGTGCCGTGGTCATCTACTTCCTGGCGGTCGGCGAGGTCAAGGGCTTCGCCTTCACCCTGGGTTTGACCACCGTGTTCGACCTGCTGGTCACCTTCCTGGTCACCGCTCCGCTCATGCTGCTGGCGGCCCGTCGCCCGTTCTTCGCCCGGCCGTCGGTCAACGGCATGGGCAAGGTCTTCGAGCTCGCTGAACAGCAGCGTCGAGAAGCACGCACCACTGAAGAAGCGCCCGCCATCGTCACTGCCGCACCCGAGGAGAAGTAG
- the yajC gene encoding preprotein translocase subunit YajC, whose protein sequence is MDLILLLLIMAVFILPSFFMMRSQRRRQAELQNMQASVGIGDRVVTVSGIHGTITGEQGDQITVEIAPSVDVTMDRIAILRKATPQDLGTATPTADPLGTAPAGSDETGYRHPEYPVDDDHPENHPDGGRPDNR, encoded by the coding sequence ATGGATCTCATTCTTCTCCTTCTCATCATGGCCGTGTTCATCCTGCCGTCCTTCTTCATGATGCGCTCCCAGCGTCGCCGCCAGGCCGAGCTGCAGAACATGCAGGCCTCCGTCGGCATCGGTGACCGCGTGGTCACCGTCTCCGGCATCCACGGCACCATCACCGGTGAGCAGGGTGACCAGATCACCGTCGAGATCGCACCGTCCGTGGACGTGACCATGGACCGCATCGCCATCCTCCGTAAGGCCACCCCGCAGGACCTCGGCACCGCGACCCCGACCGCGGACCCCCTGGGCACCGCCCCGGCCGGCTCCGACGAGACCGGTTACCGGCACCCCGAGTACCCGGTGGACGATGATCACCCGGAGAACCACCCCGACGGCGGGCGCCCGGACAACCGCTGA